From Candidatus Atelocyanobacterium thalassa isolate ALOHA, a single genomic window includes:
- the sufB gene encoding Fe-S cluster assembly protein SufB: MNATTVKNLVNQPYKYGFVTDIESDTIPCGLNEEVVRLISAKKDEPDFMLDFRLKAFKQWQKMVEPSWAHVTYPKIDYQNIIYYAAPKQKKEKLNNLDEVDPALIETFNKLGISLSEQKRLSNVAVDVIFDSVSIVTTFKEKLSESGVIFCSISEALKLYPELVKKYLGSVIPITDNFFSALNSAVFSDGSFAFIPKGVKCPMELSTYFRINNGSSGQFERTLIVAEEGASVSYLEGCTAPMFDTNQLHAAVVELVALDNASIKYSTVQNWYAGDEKGKGGIYNFVTKRGLCKGVNSKISWTQVETGSAITWKYPSCVLLGDNSIGEFYSIALTNNKQQADTGTKMIHIGENTRSTIISKGISAGNSKNSYRGLVKMNPKAKGARNYSQCDSMLIGDNAEANTFPYIQANNNTTKVEHEASTSKIGEDQLFYFAQRGIPEEDAVSIIVSGFCKDVLNELPMEFASEADKLLSLKLEGSVG; encoded by the coding sequence ATGAATGCAACAACCGTCAAGAACCTAGTCAATCAACCTTATAAATATGGCTTTGTTACTGACATTGAATCTGATACTATTCCTTGCGGCTTAAATGAAGAAGTAGTACGTCTCATTTCAGCAAAGAAAGATGAACCAGATTTCATGCTTGATTTCCGTCTCAAAGCTTTTAAACAATGGCAGAAGATGGTAGAGCCTTCTTGGGCCCATGTTACATATCCAAAAATTGATTATCAAAATATTATTTATTATGCTGCTCCAAAGCAAAAAAAAGAGAAACTTAATAATCTAGATGAAGTTGATCCTGCATTGATAGAAACTTTTAATAAACTTGGAATTTCTCTGTCAGAACAAAAACGTCTCAGTAATGTGGCTGTTGATGTCATTTTTGATAGTGTATCAATAGTTACAACATTTAAAGAAAAGTTATCTGAATCTGGAGTTATATTTTGTTCTATATCTGAAGCACTAAAGTTATATCCTGAGTTGGTTAAAAAATATCTCGGAAGTGTCATACCTATCACTGATAACTTTTTTTCTGCTTTAAATTCTGCTGTATTTAGTGATGGCTCTTTTGCTTTTATTCCTAAAGGTGTAAAGTGCCCTATGGAGCTTTCAACATATTTTCGTATTAACAATGGAAGTTCAGGACAATTTGAAAGAACTCTAATAGTAGCAGAAGAAGGGGCATCAGTTAGTTATTTAGAAGGTTGTACCGCTCCAATGTTTGATACTAATCAGTTGCATGCTGCAGTGGTTGAACTTGTCGCCTTGGATAATGCCAGTATTAAATATTCTACCGTTCAAAATTGGTATGCTGGTGACGAAAAAGGAAAAGGAGGGATTTATAATTTCGTTACTAAGAGGGGACTTTGCAAAGGAGTCAATTCTAAAATATCTTGGACTCAAGTAGAAACAGGCTCAGCCATTACCTGGAAATATCCAAGCTGTGTATTATTAGGGGATAATTCTATTGGAGAATTCTATTCTATTGCGCTTACTAATAATAAACAACAAGCAGATACTGGAACTAAAATGATACATATTGGGGAAAATACCCGCAGTACTATCATTTCAAAAGGAATTTCTGCAGGAAATTCTAAAAATAGTTATAGAGGCTTGGTCAAGATGAATCCTAAGGCTAAAGGGGCTAGAAATTATTCTCAGTGTGACTCCATGTTAATTGGGGATAATGCAGAAGCCAATACCTTTCCTTATATCCAAGCAAATAATAATACGACAAAGGTTGAGCACGAAGCTTCTACCTCTAAAATAGGAGAAGATCAATTGTTTTACTTCGCTCAGAGAGGTATTCCTGAAGAAGATGCAGTTTCAATTATAGTTAGTGGATTCTGCAAAGATGTATTAAATGAATTACCTATGGAATTTGCCTCTGAAGCGGATAAATTACTAAGCCTTAAGTTAGAAGGAAGCGTAGGTTAA
- a CDS encoding lipid-A-disaccharide synthase-related protein: protein MSSSSKRILFISNGHGEDNHSSYIIETLLEIYPNVDIAAMSIVGEGNAYRRLGVPIIGPTQNIPSGGFSYTNRLHFLKDLQSGLLGLTWRQLQKVWEYSATCDLIMATGDSISQGFAYSTGRPYVSFISCLSALYEGKLNIGPLLGTFLRSSRCLTVFTRDPYTAQDLQNQHINKAQFGGIPSLDKLKPTGKDLSLKTNNPMIALLPGSRLPEAIRNFTLQLDLVLEICKLIPFPKVEFRAALVPKLMHKLGEIADSKGWECNGNKLIYKDDAVSIEILCYSDAFNDILHECTLMLGMAGLAVDQGIAIGKPVIQIPGEGPQFTYSFAEAQTRLIGSCAQTIGTGPASLETLKEAAKCVVDTINNKKYLLDCIEQGQNRFGPPGASIRIANSLLKHLGVNNN from the coding sequence ATGTCATCATCATCAAAACGAATCTTATTTATTAGTAATGGTCATGGAGAAGATAATCATTCATCTTATATTATTGAAACTTTATTAGAGATATATCCCAATGTAGATATAGCAGCAATGTCTATAGTTGGTGAAGGTAATGCTTATCGTCGACTGGGAGTTCCTATTATTGGCCCGACACAGAATATACCATCTGGTGGCTTCTCTTATACTAATAGATTACATTTTTTGAAAGACTTACAGTCGGGATTACTAGGTTTAACTTGGAGGCAGCTACAAAAGGTTTGGGAGTACTCTGCTACTTGTGATTTAATAATGGCTACAGGAGATTCAATATCTCAAGGTTTTGCTTATTCTACTGGTCGCCCTTATGTTTCTTTCATTTCTTGCTTGTCTGCTCTTTATGAAGGAAAATTAAACATAGGTCCTCTCCTGGGTACCTTTTTACGTTCTTCTCGATGTTTGACTGTGTTTACCAGAGATCCTTATACTGCTCAAGATTTACAAAATCAACATATTAATAAAGCTCAATTTGGTGGTATACCTTCTCTTGACAAACTAAAGCCTACTGGAAAAGATCTAAGTCTTAAGACTAATAATCCTATGATCGCTCTTCTACCAGGTTCAAGACTACCAGAAGCGATTCGTAACTTTACATTACAGTTAGATCTTGTTCTGGAAATTTGTAAGCTTATACCTTTCCCAAAAGTTGAATTTCGTGCAGCCCTAGTTCCGAAACTAATGCATAAATTAGGAGAAATTGCTGATAGCAAAGGGTGGGAATGTAATGGAAATAAACTAATTTATAAGGATGATGCAGTAAGTATAGAAATATTATGCTATTCAGATGCTTTTAATGATATTTTACATGAATGTACTTTAATGCTCGGAATGGCAGGATTGGCAGTAGATCAAGGTATAGCTATTGGAAAGCCAGTAATTCAAATACCTGGAGAAGGCCCCCAGTTTACCTATAGTTTCGCTGAAGCACAAACAAGATTAATTGGCAGCTGTGCCCAGACTATCGGAACAGGCCCTGCATCATTAGAAACTCTAAAAGAGGCTGCTAAATGCGTAGTAGATACTATAAATAATAAAAAATACCTCTTAGATTGTATAGAACAAGGGCAAAATAGATTTGGTCCTCCTGGAGCTTCTATTAGAATTGCAAATTCTTTATTAAAACATTTAGGTGTTAATAATAATTAA
- the rlmN gene encoding 23S rRNA (adenine(2503)-C(2))-methyltransferase RlmN: MQLKQDILLGKSIEELTNWVEERGQPNYRGKQLHQWLYHKGIKSLEEVSVFPKNWRKEIADYPVGRSSINQLIVAPDKTRKYLLNLQDGLIIETVGIPTSKRLTVCVSSQVGCPMKCDFCATGKGDFKRNLTCAEIIDQILTVQEDFQQRVSHVVFMGMGEPLLNIKEIIKAIKIINQDIGIGQRSLTISTVGIPEKIIEFANHKLQITFAVSLHASNQILREKLIPTSKFYTLSSLINDCKKYVEITKRRLTFEYILLEEVNDSLEQAVELAKLLKGFQNHVNLIPYNPIEEVKYKRSSPQRIKAFCYQLEKYGITTSIRYSRGLETHAACGQLRASYHK; encoded by the coding sequence ATGCAATTAAAACAAGATATATTACTAGGTAAATCTATAGAAGAACTGACTAATTGGGTTGAAGAACGAGGACAGCCTAATTATCGTGGGAAACAGCTTCATCAGTGGTTATATCATAAAGGTATTAAATCACTGGAAGAAGTATCCGTATTTCCTAAAAACTGGAGAAAAGAGATAGCAGACTATCCGGTAGGTCGCTCTAGTATTAATCAACTCATAGTTGCTCCAGATAAAACTCGAAAATATTTATTAAATTTACAAGATGGATTAATTATAGAAACTGTAGGTATTCCAACGTCAAAACGGTTAACTGTTTGTGTCTCTTCACAAGTTGGATGTCCTATGAAATGTGATTTCTGCGCAACCGGAAAAGGAGATTTTAAAAGGAATTTAACCTGCGCAGAAATTATAGATCAAATTTTAACTGTTCAAGAAGACTTTCAACAAAGGGTTAGCCACGTGGTATTCATGGGTATGGGAGAACCTCTATTAAATATAAAAGAAATAATAAAAGCAATAAAAATAATTAATCAAGATATAGGTATAGGACAACGTTCTTTAACTATATCAACAGTTGGTATTCCTGAGAAAATTATAGAATTTGCTAACCATAAGCTACAGATTACTTTTGCTGTCAGTCTTCATGCTTCTAACCAAATATTAAGAGAGAAGCTAATTCCTACGTCGAAATTTTATACTCTATCCAGCTTAATAAATGATTGTAAAAAATATGTTGAAATAACGAAAAGAAGATTAACATTTGAATATATCCTCTTGGAAGAAGTTAATGATTCACTAGAGCAAGCAGTAGAACTAGCTAAGTTACTTAAAGGGTTTCAAAACCACGTTAATTTAATTCCTTATAATCCTATTGAAGAAGTTAAATATAAACGGTCTTCACCTCAGAGAATTAAAGCCTTTTGCTATCAACTTGAAAAGTATGGAATTACTACAAGTATTAGATATTCAAGAGGACTTGAAACACATGCCGCTTGTGGACAGTTAAGGGCGTCATATCATAAGTAG
- a CDS encoding photosystem II high light acclimation radical SAM protein: protein MKTQRILYCRLPCNPIFPIGIVYLSDHVHKLFPNIEQKILDLGTVPPLDFKKTLKDCIDEFKPTLLIFSWRDIQIYAPVGGRSGNPLQNAFEVYYSQNIFTRLRGALGGLKVVKDYYSELWRNVNLIKLGFKQARKYHSKVRVIVGGGAASVFYEQVQYYLPRGTIVSVGEGEGLLKKLLSGQDFSNERCYVIGENQPRERLIHEFPEPLYKTSCDYDYIETIWNEFNYYFEESDFYIGVQTKRGCPHNCCYCVYTVVEGKQVRINPVNEVVKEMQQLYKRGIRNFWFTDAQFIPARKFIKDAEELLEEIIKSGMTDINWAAYIRADNLTPKLCDLMVKTGISYFEIGITSGSQELVRKMRMGYNLKTVLQNCRFLKDAGFNSLVSVNYSFNVIDETFDTIRQTIAYHRTLEEIFGKDKVEPAIFFIGLQPHTHLEEYAFQHKILKPNYNPMSLMPWTARKLLWNPEPLGSFFGEVCLQAWKKNPHDFGREVMDILEHKLGKSKIEQALSAPIISKEKHFSQV, encoded by the coding sequence ATGAAAACACAGCGTATTTTATACTGTCGCCTTCCTTGTAATCCAATCTTTCCTATTGGTATAGTTTACTTATCAGATCATGTACATAAGCTATTCCCTAATATTGAACAAAAAATTCTTGATCTGGGAACAGTACCTCCGTTAGATTTCAAAAAAACTTTAAAAGATTGTATTGACGAATTTAAACCTACCTTGCTTATATTCTCCTGGAGAGATATTCAAATTTATGCTCCTGTAGGAGGCAGAAGCGGTAATCCTCTTCAAAATGCTTTTGAAGTATATTATTCACAAAATATTTTTACCCGTTTAAGAGGGGCACTAGGTGGCTTAAAGGTAGTAAAAGACTACTACAGTGAGTTATGGAGAAACGTAAATTTAATAAAGCTAGGTTTTAAACAAGCGCGTAAATATCATTCAAAAGTAAGAGTAATAGTTGGAGGTGGGGCTGCAAGTGTATTTTACGAACAAGTACAATATTATCTTCCTCGTGGAACTATTGTTTCAGTTGGTGAGGGTGAAGGCCTATTAAAGAAACTATTAAGCGGTCAAGATTTTTCCAATGAAAGATGCTACGTAATAGGAGAAAACCAACCTCGTGAAAGATTAATACATGAGTTTCCTGAGCCCTTGTATAAAACATCCTGTGACTATGACTATATAGAAACTATTTGGAACGAGTTTAATTATTACTTTGAAGAAAGTGATTTCTATATTGGTGTACAAACTAAACGAGGCTGTCCTCATAACTGTTGTTATTGCGTATACACAGTTGTTGAAGGTAAACAAGTTAGAATAAATCCTGTTAATGAAGTAGTTAAAGAAATGCAACAACTTTATAAAAGAGGAATTCGGAACTTTTGGTTTACAGATGCACAATTTATACCTGCTCGCAAATTTATTAAAGATGCAGAAGAGTTATTAGAAGAAATCATTAAATCTGGTATGACAGATATCAATTGGGCAGCATACATTAGAGCAGATAATTTAACTCCAAAATTATGTGATTTAATGGTAAAAACAGGTATTAGTTATTTTGAAATTGGTATTACTAGTGGTTCGCAAGAATTAGTTAGAAAAATGCGAATGGGATACAATTTAAAAACTGTTCTACAAAATTGTCGTTTCTTAAAAGATGCAGGATTTAATAGTCTAGTCTCTGTTAATTATTCTTTTAATGTTATTGATGAGACATTTGATACTATTCGCCAAACTATCGCATATCACAGAACTTTAGAAGAGATATTTGGAAAAGACAAAGTTGAACCAGCTATTTTTTTTATTGGCCTACAACCTCACACACATTTAGAAGAATATGCATTTCAGCATAAAATTTTAAAACCTAATTATAATCCAATGAGCTTAATGCCTTGGACAGCAAGAAAACTTTTATGGAATCCTGAGCCATTAGGAAGCTTCTTTGGCGAAGTTTGCCTACAAGCATGGAAAAAAAATCCTCACGACTTTGGTAGAGAAGTGATGGATATTCTAGAACACAAACTAGGGAAATCTAAAATAGAGCAAGCGTTATCTGCACCAATAATCTCTAAGGAAAAGCATTTTTCTCAAGTATAA
- the sufC gene encoding Fe-S cluster assembly ATPase SufC — translation MDNVILSVKNLSANINGTPILKGVNLEIKAGEIHAIMGRNGSGKSTFSKVIAGHPDYEVTGGEIIYKGQNILEKEPNERALEGIFLAFQYPLEIPGVSNLDFLRVAYNIRRKHLGLEEIDTFDFEDLVEQKLDIVKMNPAFLDRSLNEGFSGGEKKRNEILQMALLEPTLAILDEIDSGLDIDALRIVADGVNQLAHANNAFLLITHYQRLLTYIEPHHIHVMYDGKIVISGGKELALELEETGYDFIEEKLLKGI, via the coding sequence ATGGACAATGTTATCTTATCTGTCAAGAATTTATCTGCCAATATTAATGGAACTCCTATTTTAAAAGGTGTTAACTTAGAAATTAAAGCAGGAGAAATCCATGCAATCATGGGTAGAAATGGATCTGGAAAAAGTACTTTTTCAAAAGTTATTGCAGGACATCCTGACTATGAAGTCACTGGAGGAGAAATAATTTATAAAGGACAAAATATTCTAGAAAAAGAGCCGAACGAGAGAGCACTAGAAGGGATTTTTTTAGCTTTTCAATATCCTTTAGAGATTCCTGGAGTAAGTAATCTTGATTTTCTCAGAGTTGCTTATAATATTCGGAGAAAACATTTAGGATTAGAAGAAATAGATACTTTTGATTTTGAAGATTTAGTTGAACAAAAGTTAGATATTGTTAAGATGAACCCTGCTTTTTTAGACAGAAGCTTAAACGAAGGTTTCTCTGGTGGAGAAAAAAAACGTAATGAAATTCTTCAAATGGCATTATTAGAGCCAACATTAGCTATTTTAGATGAAATTGATTCTGGTTTAGATATTGATGCTTTAAGAATTGTTGCTGATGGAGTTAATCAATTAGCTCATGCTAACAATGCTTTTTTACTAATTACTCACTATCAAAGGTTGCTTACATATATTGAGCCTCATCATATTCATGTTATGTATGATGGAAAAATTGTTATTAGTGGTGGCAAAGAGCTAGCTTTAGAATTAGAAGAAACTGGTTATGATTTTATAGAAGAAAAATTACTAAAGGGAATTTAG
- a CDS encoding ABC transporter ATP-binding protein: MKKKSNWLRLLPYLLKEWLSLSKGLLCILGFVLVTLSLPHLAGKVSLYIGQGRLQEVTYWLGLGALAFLIRGIFQYGQNIFMINASLEMVLTVRKKTYAHLHKLGLDYFETSSTGDLTYRLTEDIDKIGEIVDKLSHQFVSNVLQLIVIPLYMLYLNWQLTIASLVLAPLMAVLVSSFGERLLVLSSRSQSRISNLSSLLTEVFSGISVVQAFAAQDYEVERFSQEARHNRNARYKTEKLKATQYPIVGFLEAVSIMFLFFIGGWQISQGNLKSEDFVSYLAAVAILLQPIDLITSNYNEFKQAEASVDRIFELIDVQPAIEQKKDSLNLPIVLGKVELSEVSFYYKQDKQVLKNVNLLVKPGQVIALVGASGAGKTTLVKLISRFYDPQKGKISIDDIDIRDLDIVSLRRQIGIVPQENILFSGTIAQNIAYGQDQLDFKAIEKASQIANAHSFIMQFPQGYHTWVGERGVNLSGGQKQRIAIARAVMLNPRIMILDEATSALDSSSEALVQEALERVMENRTVFVVAHRLSTIRNADCIVVLEDGQIVESGNHDQLLVKKGHYAKFYEQQYAKRLDQF, from the coding sequence ATGAAAAAAAAATCAAATTGGTTACGCTTATTACCTTATTTATTAAAAGAATGGTTATCCCTATCTAAGGGATTGTTATGTATTTTAGGTTTCGTCCTAGTAACCTTATCGCTTCCACATCTTGCAGGAAAAGTATCTTTGTATATTGGACAAGGAAGACTTCAAGAGGTTACTTACTGGCTAGGATTAGGAGCATTAGCCTTCTTAATACGAGGTATTTTTCAATATGGACAGAATATCTTTATGATTAATGCCTCCTTGGAAATGGTTTTAACTGTGCGCAAAAAAACGTATGCACACTTACATAAGTTAGGGCTAGATTACTTTGAAACTTCATCAACAGGAGACCTTACTTATCGATTAACTGAAGATATAGATAAAATTGGAGAAATTGTAGATAAGTTATCCCATCAATTTGTTTCAAACGTACTTCAATTGATTGTCATTCCTTTATATATGCTTTATCTGAATTGGCAACTAACTATTGCTAGCTTAGTTTTAGCTCCTTTAATGGCAGTTCTGGTTAGTAGCTTTGGAGAGAGATTATTAGTATTATCTAGCCGTAGTCAAAGCCGAATTTCTAATTTATCGTCTTTGCTTACAGAAGTTTTTAGCGGTATTAGTGTAGTACAAGCATTTGCTGCGCAAGATTATGAAGTTGAAAGGTTTTCACAGGAAGCTAGGCATAATAGAAATGCAAGATATAAAACAGAGAAATTGAAAGCTACTCAATATCCCATTGTTGGATTCTTGGAAGCTGTCAGTATCATGTTTTTATTCTTTATTGGAGGATGGCAAATCTCTCAGGGAAATTTAAAATCAGAAGACTTTGTAAGCTATTTGGCAGCAGTTGCTATATTGCTCCAACCAATTGATTTAATTACAAGTAATTATAATGAATTCAAACAAGCTGAAGCATCTGTAGATCGTATTTTTGAATTAATAGATGTACAACCGGCAATCGAACAGAAAAAAGACTCTTTGAACTTACCGATAGTATTAGGTAAAGTAGAACTTTCAGAAGTTAGTTTCTACTACAAACAAGATAAACAAGTTTTGAAAAATGTCAACTTATTAGTTAAACCTGGACAAGTCATCGCTCTAGTCGGAGCTTCAGGAGCTGGTAAAACAACTTTAGTAAAATTAATTTCGCGTTTCTATGATCCTCAGAAAGGAAAAATTTCTATTGACGATATAGATATTAGAGATCTTGATATAGTTAGTTTACGAAGACAGATTGGAATTGTTCCACAAGAAAATATTTTATTTTCAGGTACTATTGCTCAAAATATTGCTTATGGACAAGACCAATTAGACTTTAAGGCAATAGAGAAAGCTTCACAAATTGCAAATGCACATTCATTTATTATGCAGTTCCCTCAAGGTTATCATACTTGGGTAGGAGAAAGAGGCGTAAATCTTTCAGGAGGGCAAAAACAGAGAATAGCAATTGCTAGAGCTGTTATGTTAAATCCTCGTATTATGATATTAGATGAAGCTACATCGGCTTTAGATTCTTCATCAGAAGCCTTGGTCCAAGAGGCATTAGAAAGAGTCATGGAAAATCGTACAGTTTTTGTTGTCGCTCATCGTCTGAGTACCATTAGAAATGCTGATTGCATAGTAGTCTTAGAAGATGGACAAATCGTCGAGTCAGGTAATCACGACCAATTATTAGTTAAAAAAGGACATTATGCGAAGTTCTATGAACAACAATATGCTAAAAGACTAGATCAGTTTTAA
- the sufD gene encoding Fe-S cluster assembly protein SufD: MKNSILETTNKEVYLDNLLSQFHIDDIDSFQSLKQDSLQKIKELSFPTSKEEEWRFMNLAELYKYQFKIAKATKITKESIKDLVVSEANSNCIVFVDGQYDRALSDIALSSDDIFIGTLQDVPDIKKNEIYTLLNSDQNKKDIFSRLNTIGLVDPAIIIVNENITIKDPIQLLFIATKQKNSLLIQPRTLVVAEKGSDLSIVEYYSTVENPYLELDQIVPYFTNSVTEIFLKDNSRVIHSRIQLESNISFHISKSNITQNQDSFYVLNQFDLGSKVSRNNIEIFQNGARTESYLNGLSLLGNDQISCTKTSINLNYPNGIIDQLHKYVIDDKAHGIFDGKIIVSKLAQITKAKQLNRNLLLSKNSHINTKPELQIIADNVKCSHGATITQLEANELFYLQSRGLSELEARHLLVDAFMREILMKIPHKSLEQKLIKYIASDIK, from the coding sequence ATGAAAAACTCCATATTAGAAACAACGAATAAAGAAGTTTATTTAGACAACCTATTAAGTCAATTTCATATTGATGATATTGATAGTTTTCAAAGTTTAAAACAGGATTCACTTCAGAAAATTAAAGAGTTATCTTTTCCTACCTCTAAAGAGGAAGAATGGAGATTTATGAATCTTGCGGAACTATATAAATATCAATTTAAAATTGCAAAAGCTACAAAAATTACAAAAGAAAGTATTAAAGATCTCGTTGTTTCTGAAGCTAATTCTAATTGCATCGTATTTGTAGATGGCCAATATGATAGAGCTTTATCAGATATTGCTTTATCGTCTGATGATATATTTATTGGTACATTGCAAGATGTACCAGATATAAAGAAAAATGAAATATATACTTTGTTAAATAGTGACCAAAATAAGAAAGATATATTTAGTAGACTTAATACGATAGGCCTAGTTGATCCTGCAATCATAATAGTTAACGAGAATATAACTATTAAAGATCCAATTCAGTTGTTATTTATTGCAACTAAACAGAAAAATTCTTTACTAATACAACCACGTACATTAGTTGTAGCAGAGAAGGGATCTGATCTTTCTATAGTTGAATACTATTCAACTGTAGAAAATCCATATTTGGAATTAGATCAAATTGTTCCTTATTTTACTAATTCTGTAACAGAAATTTTTTTAAAAGATAATTCACGAGTTATTCATAGTCGAATACAGCTGGAATCAAATATTAGTTTCCATATTAGCAAAAGTAATATTACTCAAAATCAAGACAGTTTTTATGTCCTAAATCAGTTTGATTTAGGATCGAAGGTTTCTCGTAATAATATAGAAATTTTTCAAAATGGAGCTCGGACAGAAAGCTATTTAAATGGCTTGAGTCTTCTTGGTAATGACCAAATTTCTTGTACTAAAACTTCTATTAATCTTAATTATCCTAACGGAATAATTGATCAGTTACACAAATACGTCATTGATGATAAAGCTCATGGAATTTTTGATGGAAAAATTATTGTATCTAAACTTGCTCAAATAACTAAAGCTAAACAACTAAATCGTAATTTACTGTTATCAAAAAATTCTCATATAAACACTAAGCCAGAGCTCCAAATCATAGCAGACAATGTTAAATGTTCTCATGGTGCTACTATTACCCAGTTAGAAGCTAATGAGCTTTTTTATCTACAAAGTCGTGGTTTAAGCGAACTTGAAGCGCGTCATCTGCTAGTAGATGCTTTTATGCGTGAAATATTAATGAAGATACCTCATAAATCTCTCGAACAAAAACTGATAAAGTATATTGCTTCTGATATTAAATAA
- a CDS encoding SufS family cysteine desulfurase: MTLIQNIRNEFPVLNQTIQGKSLIYLDSAATSQKPTVVLDALRHYYEKDNANVHRGSHSLSIRATESYEASRDKLAKFINSNDREEIIFTRNATESINLVAYSWGLNNLKPGDEILTSVMEHHSNLIPWQIIAKQTGANIKYIQLTENEDLDLDHFKSILSKKTKLVSIVHVSNMLGCMNPVEEITRLSHSVGAKVLIDACQSVPHTPIDVQNIDCDWLVASGHKMCGPSGIGFLYGKREILESMPPFLGGGEMIDKVFLDHFTYGELPHKFEAGTPAIAEAIALGRAVDYLTEIGMDTIHSYEEQLSSYLFQRLEEIPDLRIYGGTKIKNGTGRAALASFNVNGIHGSDLSTLLDNEGIAIRSGDHCTQPLHRLLQISGSARASLYFYNTLEEVDEFIVALKETINFFTKII, from the coding sequence ATGACTTTAATTCAAAATATTCGAAATGAGTTTCCAGTTTTAAATCAAACAATACAAGGCAAATCCTTAATTTATCTAGATAGTGCTGCAACGTCTCAAAAACCAACAGTTGTTCTTGATGCTTTACGCCATTACTATGAAAAAGATAATGCTAACGTTCATCGTGGTTCTCATTCCTTAAGTATTAGAGCTACAGAATCTTATGAAGCATCTCGTGATAAACTTGCAAAATTTATTAATTCAAATGATCGAGAAGAAATAATTTTCACAAGAAATGCTACAGAATCTATTAATTTAGTTGCTTATAGTTGGGGATTAAACAATCTTAAGCCAGGAGATGAAATATTGACTTCTGTGATGGAACATCATAGTAATTTAATTCCATGGCAAATAATTGCTAAACAGACAGGAGCCAACATAAAGTACATTCAATTAACGGAGAATGAAGATCTTGATCTAGATCATTTTAAATCTATTTTATCTAAAAAAACCAAACTGGTTTCCATAGTTCATGTCTCTAATATGCTAGGTTGCATGAACCCAGTTGAAGAAATAACTAGACTATCTCATAGTGTTGGAGCTAAAGTACTTATTGATGCATGTCAAAGTGTCCCACATACTCCAATTGATGTGCAGAATATTGACTGTGATTGGTTAGTCGCAAGTGGTCATAAAATGTGTGGTCCCTCAGGTATTGGCTTTTTATATGGAAAACGAGAAATCCTAGAATCAATGCCTCCATTCTTAGGTGGAGGGGAAATGATAGATAAAGTATTTCTTGATCATTTTACTTATGGAGAACTACCTCACAAATTTGAAGCAGGAACCCCAGCAATAGCAGAAGCAATAGCTTTAGGAAGAGCTGTTGATTATTTAACAGAGATAGGGATGGATACTATCCATTCTTATGAAGAACAGTTATCGAGTTATTTATTCCAAAGATTAGAAGAAATCCCAGACCTTAGGATTTATGGTGGTACAAAAATTAAAAATGGTACAGGAAGAGCTGCTCTAGCATCATTTAATGTAAATGGTATACATGGTAGTGATTTGTCAACTTTATTAGATAATGAAGGAATAGCTATTCGTTCTGGAGATCACTGCACTCAACCGTTACATCGTTTGTTACAAATCTCAGGAAGTGCTAGGGCAAGTTTATACTTTTATAATACTCTTGAAGAAGTAGATGAATTTATCGTAGCTTTAAAAGAAACTATTAATTTTTTTACAAAAATAATCTAA